TAAACAGCAAGCTTTTTTTACGGGTGAGGTGATTTTATGGTTTGATGATATAATGGTGAAAACAACTAATTTAGAAATTTTTTATAAAATAGTTGATAATAAAAAAACTATTAATTACATATCCATACCGTCAAGATTGATTGCTAAGAGGAATGATGGTCAGGAATTATTAATTGCTACTTCTGCCAAATATTTTGTGGAAAGAAAAGAGCTAGTCCTGCTTGGTGACGTAATAGTACAAAATAAAAATGGTATTATAAAAACCGACAAGCTAGTATATTATACCAAACTCAATAATGTAAATTATAGTAAATCCAAGAATTAATTGGAACAAAGAATTATGTCACCTTTAATAATAGATAAATTACAAGTAAATAGTATTTCAAAATCTTATAATAAGAGGGTGATATTAAACGACGTATCTCTTCAATTAAAAACAGGAGAAATAGTTGGTCTTTTTGGTCCAAACGGTGCAGGTAAAACTACCTGTTTTAGTATTATTATAGGGCTTACCAAGCCAGATAGTGGGGCATTATTTTATAACGATCATGATATTACTCATTTACCAATTTATTTACGAGCTAGGTTTGGTTTTAGCTATCTTCCTCAAGAGCCATCAATTTTTCGTGGGTTATCTGTCGGAGATAATATTAGATTAATGCTAGAGGCTTTAGAAAATGATCAAGAAATTATCGAACAAAAAACATTAGATTTACTTAAAGAATTTTCTATTCTCCATCTACAAGACATGCCGGCAACAGGATTATCCGGCGGAGAAAGGCGTAGGCTAGAAATTGCAAGAGCAATAGCATTAGACCCTAAATTTATTATGCTTGACGAACCGCTTGCAGGTATTGATCCACTAGCGATTGAGGATCTTAAAAATTTGATCGTACACTTACGTAACCGCAATATCGGCATCTTAATCACTGATCATAATGTTAGAGATACCCTCAATATAGTTGATAGGGCATACGTCATTTACAATGGAAAAGTACTATTAGAAGGAACACCACAAGAAATAGCTACAAGCTATCAAGTAAAGGAAGTATATTTAGGACAATCTTTCTCTCTGTAACAGGCTATGGTGACGATATAACCATTACTTACCATAAGACGTCACTACGAACGCCTTGCAATAGCCCGTCATTGCGAGCTGATGCATCCCCAGGAAATTGTTGCAAAATAGCAAGAATTGATAGAATATCATCATTATTTAATGATGATGGAGATAGTTAGGTTATGGATGTAAAAACAGTATTAAATGAAGTAATAAAAGAACATTGTCCTTTTATACAAATAATCGTTTAAATGCGTTACTTGATGTTGCAGAAGGCTTGCGATATAGTCAGAATTTGTCTTTGAGTGCAATTGGCAGGAACTTGAGTGGTGATAGTAAAGTAAAACATAAAATAAAAAAAGTTGATAGATGTATAGGTATAGTCAATTCAGGGGAATTTGGTGCTAGGAACGATGGAGCGACGCCTATAAGTAATAGGCGAGCGACGAGTGACGACGTCACCAACTTCTAATCAATTGACTATAACAAACATTTATATAACGAGGTTGATAGTCTCTATAGTGCTTTATCATATTTCATATTTGAGTATACAGCCTCCTAAACCTCTGTAATAAATTGATAATATAACGATGTTCAAACTTTTTTACGTATTTTTTAAATTATTTTTAATATTAGGGCTAATAGCTATTAGTGCTTGTATATATTTGTTGTATAATTACTCTAAGGATTTACCGGACTACTCACAACTTGCCGATTATCATCCACCATCGGTAACAAGAGTGTATGCCCAAAATGGAAAATTAATGGAGGAATATGCTTTAGAACGTAGAGTTTTTGTACCTATTAGTAGTGTGCCACGCTCTCTTATAGAGGCTTTTATTTCAGCTGAAGATAAGAATTTTTTTGAACATTCAGGAGTTGATATTATAAGCATAATCAGAGCAGCAATACTAAATATTTCTAATATTGTACACCACCGTAGGGTGGAAGGAGGGTCAACTATTACCCAGCAAGTAGTTAAGAATTTTTTATTAACCTCCGAGGTATCGATAGAACGTAAGATTAAAGAGGCAATTTTATCCTATATGGTCTCAAAAACCTTTACTAAAGATCAAATTTTGGAGCTATATCTTAATCAAACATTTTTTGGTAGGGGAGCCTACGGAGTTGCCATGGCTGCTCAAAATTATTTTAATAAATCTATTGACGATTTAACTCTTGCTGAATCAGCTTTTATTGCTGGGTTACCAAAAGCTCCATCAAATTTTAACCCGGAAAGAAATTATGCCAGGGTAAAAGAGCGTAGAGATTATGTCATTATTAGAATGTTGGAAGATGGTTATATAACGCAAGAAATAGCAAAAGAGGCAATAGATACGGCAATTACTTTACAAAAGCGGGATCGTAGCGAAACCGTTACCGCCGGTTATTATGCTGAGCAAGTACGGGAAGAAGTTATTCGCAGAATTGGCAGTAAAGAATATTTTTATACCGGAGGCTTAACAGTCATTACCTCACTTGATGCTAATATGCAGCAAGCTGCAGAAAATGCTCTTAGAAAAGGTATAAGAGAATATGACAGAAAACATGGTTTTAGAGGAGTTATCACTAATATAGATATAAATAACTGGCAAGATAATTTAAATAAACTAACAAAGCCACCCGCCATTCTAGAATATCAATTGGCGGTAGTATTAAATGTTTCAGATAATCAAGCGGAAATTGGTCTTTGCGACTTGAGTAAGTCCAAAATAGCTTTATCAGAAATGAAATGGGCGAAAAATAACCTTAAATCTGCAAAAACTCTTTTGCAGAAAGGGGATGTTATAGTAGTTGAAAAAGTAAATGCTAATTACTCTTTAAGGCAAATTCCTACTGTTAATGGGGCTATTATGGTGATGAACCCTACAACAGGGCAAGTGCTTGCAAGTGTTGGTGGGTATGATTTTGCGGTTAGTAAATTTGATCGTGTTACTCAGGCTTTACGACAACCAGGATCACTCAGTAAAACTTTTGTTTATCTGGCTGCTTTAGAAAACGCCATCCAGCCAAATAGAATTTTTGAAGATAGTAAAGTAGAGGTTCCACAAGGTCCTGGTATGCCAGTTTGGCGACCAAAAAATTACAAAGGGGATTTTTTGGGTTTAATTACTATGCGTACAGGTCTTGAGAAATCACGGAACCCTGTTACAGTTAGGGTAGCCCAATCTATAGGACTAAACAAAGTTGCTGAAATAATCAAGCGATTCGGCATTAATGATGAGCCAAAGAAATTTCCTTCTATAGTAATTGGGACACTTGAAACTACCTTAGAAAGAATGACCAACGCTTATGCAATAATTGCCAATTCAGGGAAAAAAGTCACCCCACATTTTGTCGAACTCATTAAAGATCGTAACGGTAAAATAATTTATCGTAGAGACAATAGAGAATGTGAAAATTGTAGTGTATCTGATTCCCAGCTTACTGATAACGTATCACCGCCTATCTTGTCTCAACCAGATTGTCGAATGATTACCGATGAGGCAAGTGATTATCAGATTGTCTCATTTCTTACTGGAGCAGTTGAAAGAGGTACCGCAATAGCTGCAAAGAAACTTGGTAAGGTTATAGCTGGTAAAAGCGGTACCACCAATGATAGTATGGATACTTGGTTTATTGGTTTTACTCCCAAAATAATTGTTGGAACATATATTGGCTATGATACACCAAAAACACTTGGAAAAACTGCCACAGGGTCAAGTGTTGCCTTGCCAATATTTATCGACTTTATGGAAAAGGCATATTCTGATATCCCTTCACTGGCGTTTAAAATACCAGAATCGATTAAATTATTACCAGTAAATCCACAAACCGGTAAAATTACCTCTTCTGGTAGTATTATGGAAGCATTCAAAACTCATGATATACAGATATTAGATTATCAACAAGAGACCCAAGATAATGATGATTTCCATAATAGCTCACCTGAAAAAGATAATTCTCAGGAGGTATATTAGGCTCTGTGAACAAAATTTAAATTACTAGATTTCGACTCTTTTTAGCTGCAAATTATAAGATTTTTTTGAAATAGAACTAACTATTCCGGCAAAAATCTTATTAATTTTCGCTTAAAAATACTCAAAATCTAAACAATTAAAATTTTGTTCACAGAGCCTAGGGTCTGTGGACAAGATTTGTCTAGACAACGGATAATACTATGATACTATTTCAATTATTGCCTGACAGTAACGTTTGAGTACTCATTTATTAAATAGAGGTATTCACTAACTGAACGTAATGAATTGGAAGTAATATCAATATGTCAATATTAGATAAAACTTTTACAGGAATAAAGAAGGTAATTAAATGTCTTATATTGAGTTGTTTTTATGTTAATATACTCTATGTTTCTGTAGTATTAGCTAAACCTCCACATGAATATTTATCAAATGCTTTTAAAAGTGTGCTTAAAAATTTTGAAGAAAACCCTAGAATGCTCATTCCTGGTGGTTCTATACTATTAATAGATTACGATAAAAGCAAGTCGATTAGTCAAGATACTGAACCTATAGAGCAAATATCACAGCCATTTGTTAATACGCCACCTGCATCAGCAACCGTAAATGTATCTCCAAATAATTTATTAAGAGACTCCTGTGATAATTGCGGAACAGACTCAAGTGATCAAAACACAGATTCTCTTGTTGAAAGGAATGATGTCCCCCATATTTATAAGGAAGTAAACTTAACTATTCATGACAATTATAAGGTAATAAACTTAGATTATGACACAGATTCTCTTGTTGAGATTAATGATAATTCTGATAATAGTTCGTTAATAGGTTCTAGTGGTCATGACACAGATTCTTTTGTTGAGATTAATGATAATTCTGATAATTTGTTCACATCATTAGATTCTGCCAATACCCCGAGCGAGTCAGTGATTAGCCAAGATACTGAATCTGTAATACCAATTCATAGCCATCCGAATGTTAATACGATGTCACCTCCAGTGGAAGGAGTAGTTCAAGAAGAGCCAATCGTTCCAGAAAAAGCTGCCACTTCAGAAGTAGAAGCCACTTCAGAAGTAGAAGCCACTCCAGAAGTAAAAGCTACTCCAGAAGTAAAAGCTACTTCAGAAGTAGAAGCTACTCCAAAAGTAAAAGCTACTCCAGAAGGAGAAGCCACTTCAGAAGTAGAAGCCACTCCAGAAGTAAAAGCTACTCCAGAAGTAAAAGCTACTCCAGAAGTAAAAGCTACTTCAGAAGTAGAAGCTACTCCAAAAGTAAAAGCTACTCCAGAAGGAGAAGCTACTCCAGAAGGAGAGGCTACTCCAGAAAGAGAAGCTAC
This genomic interval from Candidatus Tisiphia endosymbiont of Dioctria linearis contains the following:
- a CDS encoding LptA/OstA family protein gives rise to the protein MNSAIVYGEHPYSKHSSMDKLYINSDNLVIDQTKQQAFFTGEVILWFDDIMVKTTNLEIFYKIVDNKKTINYISIPSRLIAKRNDGQELLIATSAKYFVERKELVLLGDVIVQNKNGIIKTDKLVYYTKLNNVNYSKSKN
- the lptB gene encoding LPS export ABC transporter ATP-binding protein produces the protein MDKLQVNSISKSYNKRVILNDVSLQLKTGEIVGLFGPNGAGKTTCFSIIIGLTKPDSGALFYNDHDITHLPIYLRARFGFSYLPQEPSIFRGLSVGDNIRLMLEALENDQEIIEQKTLDLLKEFSILHLQDMPATGLSGGERRRLEIARAIALDPKFIMLDEPLAGIDPLAIEDLKNLIVHLRNRNIGILITDHNVRDTLNIVDRAYVIYNGKVLLEGTPQEIATSYQVKEVYLGQSFSL
- a CDS encoding palindromic element RPE2 domain-containing protein, translated to MSFYTNNRLNALLDVAEGLRYSQNLSLSAIGRNLSGDSKVKHKIKKVDRCIGIVNSGEFGARNDGATPISNRRATSDDVTNF
- a CDS encoding penicillin-binding protein 1A, whose product is MFKLFYVFFKLFLILGLIAISACIYLLYNYSKDLPDYSQLADYHPPSVTRVYAQNGKLMEEYALERRVFVPISSVPRSLIEAFISAEDKNFFEHSGVDIISIIRAAILNISNIVHHRRVEGGSTITQQVVKNFLLTSEVSIERKIKEAILSYMVSKTFTKDQILELYLNQTFFGRGAYGVAMAAQNYFNKSIDDLTLAESAFIAGLPKAPSNFNPERNYARVKERRDYVIIRMLEDGYITQEIAKEAIDTAITLQKRDRSETVTAGYYAEQVREEVIRRIGSKEYFYTGGLTVITSLDANMQQAAENALRKGIREYDRKHGFRGVITNIDINNWQDNLNKLTKPPAILEYQLAVVLNVSDNQAEIGLCDLSKSKIALSEMKWAKNNLKSAKTLLQKGDVIVVEKVNANYSLRQIPTVNGAIMVMNPTTGQVLASVGGYDFAVSKFDRVTQALRQPGSLSKTFVYLAALENAIQPNRIFEDSKVEVPQGPGMPVWRPKNYKGDFLGLITMRTGLEKSRNPVTVRVAQSIGLNKVAEIIKRFGINDEPKKFPSIVIGTLETTLERMTNAYAIIANSGKKVTPHFVELIKDRNGKIIYRRDNRECENCSVSDSQLTDNVSPPILSQPDCRMITDEASDYQIVSFLTGAVERGTAIAAKKLGKVIAGKSGTTNDSMDTWFIGFTPKIIVGTYIGYDTPKTLGKTATGSSVALPIFIDFMEKAYSDIPSLAFKIPESIKLLPVNPQTGKITSSGSIMEAFKTHDIQILDYQQETQDNDDFHNSSPEKDNSQEVY